Sequence from the Phragmites australis chromosome 11, lpPhrAust1.1, whole genome shotgun sequence genome:
TACATGCTTACGTATCTAGCTACTATGTAGTTCGAGCAATCGAGTGTGATTTGCAGAATTGTGAGCCACTTGGAGGTTGTATGTGTGTACCTACATGTAATGCAGAAGTGTGTTGTCTTCGACAGAGGAGCTGGATTCCGACAGGAGCCTCGTATTGATCAGATTAAGCATCTAAGCTGTCAGGCTAATGATCGAATACAATTAACGAGTGGGACTAAACACCGATCACGCATTTTATGGACGTCTATCGCGGAACATAATTCCGACAGAACGCATGACACTGGCAGGATTGTATGAGAAGTACTCATACATGATTAAACCGGAAGGATTGACACGTACACCCAATGACCCAACCATTATCGGCAGGTTGCATATGCACATAATCAGAGAATTAGGCTATTATTTATTAATCCACCATGTCGTAGTAGCAATAAGCAAAAGAAGAGGAGGTGGAAACAATGGCGTACGAGGCATCTAATGTTGCCCCAAGAATCAGAACCCACGCCGGaggtcgacgacgacgacgctgACGTTGTCCGAGCTCCGGCGCGCGAGTGCGAGCTTCGCGAGCAGCAGGGCCGCGTCGGAGCACGCCCTGTTGGACTCGGCCTTGTCCACCCCCTTCACCGCGGCGGCGGACGGGAGCACGCCGTTCGGCCTCGAGCCCGGCGACGGCGGGCCGTTGCTCCGGAAGCACGCCCTGACGACCTCGCACGCCATCTCGTTGGTCACTACGTCCCACAGCCCGTCGCTCGCCAGGATCAGGCACTCGTCGTCGTCGGAGCGCTCCGTCACCGTCACCTCCGGCTCCGCCGTCACGAACGGCTTCAGGTAGCCGTCCCCTGCGCGCAGCGGCCACAGCACACTAAGCACCGCTGCCCGAAAGGCAAAATGTATTCTTGACGATGGATTCGGCAAAAGCTCAGATTTCAAACTAAAGACAGCGCGGCGCTCACCGATGGCTCGAGACATGGCAAGGACGCCGAGCACCCTGGCGCCTTCCCAGTAGATGACGCGGCCACCCGCCTCACGAATGCGCTCTAACTCGTCGGGCCGGTCAGGCTGATACAAATGGGCAAGTTAAGAACACGGAAACACGGGCGACGAAGAAGCTGAGATGACAAGTGTGTGAGTGTCCTTCGAAGATTACCTTGTGATCGACAGACAGGGGGACGGGGACGCCGGCGCGGGAGAGGACAGCGCGGGAGTCGCCGGCGTTGGCGATGACTACGTGGGTGGGGCCGACGACCGCGACAACGGCGGTTGAGCCCACAAGGTCGCACCGGGCCGGCGACTGCAACTCGCAGCGGCAGACGGGGTCATCACCACCGCGGCTCGCGGCCCAGCTCGATGCCTCATCGTCCATCCGCGCGAACCCTTTTTCCATCGCCTCCTTCCACGCTGGCTCCGCCGCAGCCGTGGCTCCTTTGCCGGAGCGCGCCTTCCTGAACTCGTCCGCGACCAGCTCCTGCATCCTGTCCTGGCACATCCTGGCCACCTGACGGCACAAGAACACCACCCGCTCAGCGTAAAGTCGACACTCGTTCACTGTATCGCTCGTAGCTTATGTACACGACGTGTGCACGGCACGCGTACATGGGAGCAACCGTGGCCGTCAAAGACGCCGAAGAAATGGTGCTTGCCGGAGGAGCTGCGCAGGAAGTCCGGCCTGATGGACACAGCATCCTCCATCTCGCGCCGGAGGCCGCACACGGAGGTGACGCCGTACCTCGGCCACCACCTCGACCCGGACCACGCTCCGCGCCTTGGACACGGGCGGCCTGGCGTCGCGCACGCAACCCTCAGCCGCTTGCCGCCGCGCGCGCCACTGCCACCCTCATCCGCAGCCGGCTTGGGGCGGAATCCCCCGGCCACGGCCATTTCAACCCTAGCGCGGCTCCTGGCGAGCGTGGTGGCGGCCACCGACGACGCCGGCGCTGGCGTCGACTTGGCCTCCTCGCAGTAGACCTCGGCCATGCGCGTCAGGCTCGCGACGCGCGCGCGCCGACAGGGCTATCGGTT
This genomic interval carries:
- the LOC133885668 gene encoding probable protein phosphatase 2C 49; the protein is MAEVYCEEAKSTPAPASSVAATTLARSRARVEMAVAGGFRPKPAADEGGSGARGGKRLRVACATPGRPCPRRGAWSGSRWWPRYGVTSVCGLRREMEDAVSIRPDFLRSSSGKHHFFGVFDGHGCSHVARMCQDRMQELVADEFRKARSGKGATAAAEPAWKEAMEKGFARMDDEASSWAASRGGDDPVCRCELQSPARCDLVGSTAVVAVVGPTHVVIANAGDSRAVLSRAGVPVPLSVDHKPDRPDELERIREAGGRVIYWEGARVLGVLAMSRAIGDGYLKPFVTAEPEVTVTERSDDDECLILASDGLWDVVTNEMACEVVRACFRSNGPPSPGSRPNGVLPSAAAVKGVDKAESNRACSDAALLLAKLALARRSSDNVSVVVVDLRRGF